CGGGACGTGACCGTGGCCGAGGTGCTGCCGCTGGCCCGCGACGCGGTCGTCGACGCGTTGAACGGCGACCTGCCGCTGACCGACCGGACGCTGGTGCGCGAGCAGCCGGTGGCGGCGGGCGTGACCTTCGCGGTGCGCACCGGCTGACAAGCACGACCCCTCCCCTCTAGTATTCCGTAATTCCGGACCACCAGAGGGGAGATCCGTCGTGCTCCTGACCCGACGGCGCCTTTTCCACGCGTGCGGGGTGGCGGGCGCGGTCGCGCTGCTACCTGCCGCGACCGCCACCGCCGAACCGAGCACCACCGAACCGGAGGACTGGCTCGCCTGGTTCCGCGCCCACCGGCAGCACGTCGCCGTGGTGCTGGACGACGGCCGGGGCGGCCGGTTCGCGCACCGGGCGCACGAGCGGCAGCCGCTGGCGTCGGCGGTGAAGGTCGTGCACCTGGCCGCGTACGCGAAGGCCGTCGACCTCGGCCTGGTCCGGCCGGACGAGCAGGTGCGGGTCGGCGACTGGGAGCAGTACTACCTGGGCCTGGACGGCGGCGCGCACCAGGCGGCCCTGACCGCGCTGGGCATCCCGTTCGCCAACGGCGTCACGGCCGACGACCCGAACCACCGGGTCACCCTGGACGACCTGGCCGCCGCGATGATCCGGCAGAGCGACAACGCGGCCACCGACTTCCTGCGGCACCGGCTGGGCGAGGGGTTGGTCCGGGCCACCGCGGCGAGGTGGCCGACCCTGGAGGCGCCGGAGATCCTGGCGGAGGTCCTGCACTTCGTGCTCGGCCGCCGGGTGAGCGTGCGGCGGTACCTGAGCGACCCGCAGCTGCAGCTGGAGGTGATCGGGCGGTTCCCCGACATCCCGAAGACCTACGAGGGCCAGCGGCCGTGGGCGCGCGGCACGTGGGCGGGCACGGCGGCGGCGCTGAACCGGGCGCACCGGGCGCTGACCGAGGTCCCGCTCGCCCGCGACCACCTCGAACACGGCTACCGGACACCACCGGATGTGGCGGGTGTGGCGGGCATCGGGTTCAAGGGCGGTTCGCTGCCGGGGATCGTCACCCTGGGGTTCAGCGTGCGCTGGGAGGACGGCCGCGTCGGCAGCGCCGCGGTGCTGACCGAGGAGGTCGACGAGCCGTGGTCCGGCCGCGCCGGCGAGCTGGTGCGGCTGGTCCTGGACGCCCTGCTGGAGCCCGCTGCGCTGCGGAGATTCCACACGACGCTCTCGTAGGATGACCGCGGTGGACCTGGTGCAGCGACTTGCCGAGCTGGAACAGCGCGTGGCCGCGTTGGAGGGCGACGTGCGGGAGGTCCCGCTGCCCGGGACCGAGGACGACGGCGGCGCGTTCGGCTACGGCGGTCAGGTCGCCCTCGCGGACGGCCGGGTCTCGTGGCGGATCGACGTGACGCCGGAGCGCGCGCTGTCGTTGCCGGACCGGCCGCGGATCGAGGTGCTGTCCGCGCTGGCCCACCCGGTGCGGGTCGACCTGGTCCGCACGCTGCTGGCGCAGGGCGCGCAGCCCGCGACGGCGTTGCAGGAGGCGGCCCGGCTCGGGTCGACCGGCCAGCTGTACCACCACCTCAAGGCGCTGACCGCGTCCGGCGTGGTGGAGCAGGACAAGCGCGGGAGCTACCGGCTGCGGCCGGAGGCCACCGTCCCCGTGCTCGTCCTGCTCACCGCCGCGTCGGACGTCGCCGGTCAGCTGCGCGGCTGAAGCCCGCCCTCAGCCGCGCAGCTGGGGCGCGACCGAGGCGGCGATCAGCTCCACGTGGTCGAGGTCGGCCAGGTCGAGGACCTGGAGGTAGGCGCGGCTGATGCCGGTCCTCTCCCGCCACGAGCCGAGCACGTCCACCACCTCGTCGGGCGTGCCGGCCAGGCCGTCCCGCCGCAGCTCCCCGACCTCGCGGCCGATGGCGGCGGCCCGGCGGGCGATCTCGGCGTCGTCCCGCCCGACGCACACCACGAGCGCCGCCGAACGGGTGATCCCGGCCGGGTCGCGGCCGATCTCGGCGCACGCCGCGTCGACCCGGGCGAGCACGTCGACCGCGGTGTCCACGCCGACGAACGGCAGGTTGAACTCGTCGGCGAACCTCGCCGCGAGCGCGGGCGTCCGCTTGCGGCCCTTGCCGCCGACCAGCACCGGGATCTTCCCGGCCGGCTTGGGCAGCGCGGGCGAGTCGGCCAGCCGGTAGTGCTTGCCGGCGAAGTCGTAGGTCTGCCCGGCCGGGGTGCCCCACAGGCCGGTGACGATCTCCAGCTGCTCCTCGTACCGCTCGAAGCGCTCGACCGTGGACGGGAACGGCAGGCCGTACGCGGTGTGCTCGGCCTCGTACCAGCCCGCGCCCAGGCCGAACTCGACCCGGCCACCGGACATCCGGTCGACCTGCGCCACCGAGATGGCCAGCGGGCCGGGGTGGCGGAACGTCGCGGCGGTCATCAGCGTGCCGAGCCGGATGGTCTCGGTGTCCCTGGCCAGCCCGGCGAGGGTGATCCAGGCGTCGGTCGGGCCGGGCAGGCCGTCGCCGTCACCCATCTTGAGGTAGTGGTCGGAGCGGAAGAACGCGCCGTAGCCGGCGGCCTCGGCGGTGCGCGCCACGGCCAGCAGCTCGTCGTAGGAGGCCCCCTGCTGAGGCTCGGTGAAGATCCGGAGTTCCACCGCGCCAACGCTAGTCGGCAGGGCGGCCGGGCCGCGATCCGAGCGGCGTGACGACGGCTAGCGGCGGCGTGACCTCGACCGCTTCGCCTCCGGGGGCGGTGCGACCGGGCCTGGCGCCCCGGGCGCGACCCGCAGGCCCTCGACCACCCGCACGATCGTGCGCTCGACCTCGACGCTGGCCTTGCGCGGCTCGGACGCGGCGGCGATCGTGCTTGCGCCCGCCGACAGCGCGCCGAACAGCAGCCTGCTCATCGTCTCCACCGGCAGCTGCTCCAGCTCGCCGGAGGTCACCAGCACCTCGATGGTGGAGCGCAGCAGGCCGTAGCTGAAGTGCTCCTCGGCCTCGCGCCACCGCTCCCAGCCCATTACCACCGGCGCCTCGTGGATGACGATCCGCTGGTAGGCGGGCTCCAGGCAGGTGCGGACGTACGCGCGCAGGCCCGCGATGGCGGTCTCCCACGGGTCGCCGGGCGCGCTGACGATCTCGCCGAGCTTGTGCACGAACTCGGTCTCGACCGCGTCGAAGGCGGCCTCGAACAACGCCTGCTTGCCGCTGAAGTGGTGGTAGAGCGCGCCCTTGGTGAGCCGGGCCCGCTTGGCCACCTCGTCCAGCGACGTGCCCGCGTACCCCCGTTTGGTGAACAGCTCCACGGCGCTGTCCACGAGGGCGCGCCTCGTGGACTCCGAGTACTCCAACCGCCTCGACCGCACTGTCACCACGTTCACAACCGTACGACATACCGGCGGTACGTACCCGTGGTATGTTCGGCTCATCGGCCATACCGGCGGTATGCGAAAGACCTGAGGTATGACGCCGGTCACCACGAGACGGAGGGCGTGATCATGGGCTGGTCCGACTTCTACCGGCGGCGCGACGCTCTGGACGCCGTGCTCCGGGCCGCGGCGGCGGACCCCGCGGCCCCCCTGGCGTTCGACCGCGACCTGTTCACCGCCGACGAACTGCTCCTGGCCCTGCACCACCGCTGGTCGCACCAGCTCACCGGGCGGCTCGGCGCGGCGCTGGAGGACGGCGACGACGACCGGGTGGAGATCGTCGCGCGCACGTGGCGCGCGCTGGCCGCCGAGCAGCCGGTGCTGCGCGCGGTGCTGGACGCGCACCTGACGTCGACCGAGGCCGTCGAGGGCGAGCAGCGCCTGCTGGCGCTCACCGCGGGCCTGGCCGAGCTGTCCGAGCCCGCCGCGGAGGTCGCCCGCGTCGGCGCGGCGTTCGTGAACCTGATCCGCACCCGTCCGGCCGCCGTCGTGCCCGGCAGGCGCCGCGGACTCGCCAAGAGCGCCTGACCACCTGTAGGTGTTGAGCATGCCGAAGTGGATTGCCCGGAAGTGGGACACCGCCGACATCCCCGACCAGCACGGGCGCACCGCGCTGGTCACCGGGGCCAACTCCGGCCTCGGCCTGCGCACCGCCGAGGTGCTGGCCGAGAAGGGCGCGCACGTCCTGCTCGCCTGCCGCTCCCCCGAACGCGGCCAGCGCGCGCTGGACCGCGTCCTCGCGACCGGCGCCAAGGCCGAACTGGTGCCGCTGGACCTGGCCGACCTGTCGTCGGTCCGCGCGGCCGCCGCGCTGGTCCGCGAGCGCACCGGTGACGCGCTGGACGTGCTGGTCAACAACGCGGGCGTGATGGCGGTGCCGCTGGGGCGCACCGCCGACGGCTTCGAGCGCCAGTTCGGCACCAACCACCTCGGCCACGCCGCGCTGACGTGGCTGCTCATGCCCGCGCTGCGCACGAGGCCGGGCGCGCGCGTGGTCACCGTGTCCAGCCTGGCCCACCAGGCCGGTCGGCTCGACCTGGCCGACCCGAACTACGAGGCGCGCAAGTACACCGCGTGGGGCGCCTACGGCCAGTCCAAGCTGGCCAACCTGCTGTTCGCCAGGGAGCTGGACCGGCGCACCAGGGCCGCGGGCCTGGACGTGACGTCCGTCGCCGCGCACCCCGGCATCACCGCCACCGAGCTGAGCGCCAACATGGCGCGGGCCCGCGGCAACCCGCTGCTCGGCCTCGGCACGAAGATCAGCGACTTCTTCTCGCAGTCGGTCCAGGTCGGGGCGTTGCCGCAGCTCTACGCGGCGACGTCGCCGGACGTCGAACCGGGCGGTTACTACGGGCCGGACGGCTTCCGCGGCACGCGCGGCCACCCGACGCGGGTCGGGTCCACCACGGCCGCCCGCGACGACCTCGCGGCCAGCCGGTTGTGGGACTTGACGGCCAAGCTCACGGCCGTCGCACCGGACCCCTCGTGACGTAGGGTTGAGGCCGTGACCGTCGTACCTGAAGGTCGGAAGCTGCTGCGGCTGGAAGTCCGCAACAGCCAAACGCCCATCGAGAAGAAGCCCTCGTGGATCAAGACCAAGGCGAAGATGGGCCCCGAGTACCGGGAGCTCAAGGGCCTGGTCAAACGCGAGGGCTTGCACACGGTGTGCGAAGAAGCCGGTTGTCCCAACATCTACGAGTGCTGGGAAGACCGCGAGGCCACCTTCCTCATCGGTGGCGAGCAGTGCACCCGACGCTGCGACTTCTGCCAGATCGACACCGGCAAGCCCGCCGACCTCGACCGCGATGAACCGCGGCGGGTGGCGGAGTCCGTGCAGGCCATGGGCCTGCGCTACTCGACCGTGACCGGCGTGGCCCGGGACGACCTGGAGGACGGCGGGGCCTGGCTGTACGCCGAGACCGTCCGCCGCATCCACGAGATCAACCCGGGCACCGGCGTCGAGCTGCTGATCCCGGACTTCAACGCGGTGCCCGAGCAGCTGGCCGAGGTGTTCTCGTCGCGGCCCGAGGTGCTGGCGCACAACCTGGAGACCGTGCCGCGCATCTTCAAGCGCATCCGGCCGGGGTTCCGCTACGAGCGGTCCCTGGAGGTCATCACCGCCGCCCGCGAGGCCGGCCTGGTGACCAAGTCCAACCTGATCCTGGGCATGGGCGAGACGCCGGACGAGGTCACCGAGGCGCTGAGCGACCTGCACGACGCCGGCTGCGAGATCATCACGATCACGCAGTACCTGCGGCCCTCGCCCCGGCACCACCCGGTGGAGCGCTGGGTGAAGCCGGAGGAGTTCGTGGCGCACAAGGAGACCGCCGAGGGCATCGGGTTCTCCGGCGTCATGGCCGGTCCCCTGGTCCGCTCGTCCTACCGCGCCGGGCGGCTGTACGCGCAGGCCGTGCAGAAGCGCGGCGACGTGCTGCCGGAGAACCTGCGCCACCTGCTCGAAGCCGGTGGCGCGGCGCAGGAGATCACCTCACTGCTGTCGTCCCGCTGAGGGTTCGTCGACCACCACGCCGTCCAGCGCCCGGACGTAGTCCGCTCCGAACGCGCTGGACGGCGTGTGCGCGCCCGGGGTCGCCTCCTGGAGGCGTTGGACGGCCCTGATCACCGAGTCGGCGGTGAGGTCGTAGGCGTTCGGACCGGTGAGCGCGGCCCGGACCCGGTTGCCGTCGGCGTCCCACACCTCGCCGAACACCTCGCAGCGCGTCTTCGCCCTGGTGGCCTCGCTCGGCCCGCCGATGCGCTTGACCACCGCCCGGCCCAGCTTCTGGGCCAGGCCCGTGCGCAGCAGCGGCGCGGTGACCGGCTGGAGCTTGCCCAGCAGGGCGGGGAACGCGGTGAACGTGGTGATGTTCGGGATGCCGGTGGACCGGTAGGCCGTGCTGACGTCGCCCCACGGGATCGCGCCGACGTCGCGGGGCCGGTCGCGGAAGTGCGCCGTCCGCCGCCGGTGACCGAGCGG
This genomic window from Saccharothrix sp. HUAS TT1 contains:
- a CDS encoding serine hydrolase gives rise to the protein MLLTRRRLFHACGVAGAVALLPAATATAEPSTTEPEDWLAWFRAHRQHVAVVLDDGRGGRFAHRAHERQPLASAVKVVHLAAYAKAVDLGLVRPDEQVRVGDWEQYYLGLDGGAHQAALTALGIPFANGVTADDPNHRVTLDDLAAAMIRQSDNAATDFLRHRLGEGLVRATAARWPTLEAPEILAEVLHFVLGRRVSVRRYLSDPQLQLEVIGRFPDIPKTYEGQRPWARGTWAGTAAALNRAHRALTEVPLARDHLEHGYRTPPDVAGVAGIGFKGGSLPGIVTLGFSVRWEDGRVGSAAVLTEEVDEPWSGRAGELVRLVLDALLEPAALRRFHTTLS
- a CDS encoding ArsR/SmtB family transcription factor, with protein sequence MTAVDLVQRLAELEQRVAALEGDVREVPLPGTEDDGGAFGYGGQVALADGRVSWRIDVTPERALSLPDRPRIEVLSALAHPVRVDLVRTLLAQGAQPATALQEAARLGSTGQLYHHLKALTASGVVEQDKRGSYRLRPEATVPVLVLLTAASDVAGQLRG
- a CDS encoding LLM class F420-dependent oxidoreductase, translated to MELRIFTEPQQGASYDELLAVARTAEAAGYGAFFRSDHYLKMGDGDGLPGPTDAWITLAGLARDTETIRLGTLMTAATFRHPGPLAISVAQVDRMSGGRVEFGLGAGWYEAEHTAYGLPFPSTVERFERYEEQLEIVTGLWGTPAGQTYDFAGKHYRLADSPALPKPAGKIPVLVGGKGRKRTPALAARFADEFNLPFVGVDTAVDVLARVDAACAEIGRDPAGITRSAALVVCVGRDDAEIARRAAAIGREVGELRRDGLAGTPDEVVDVLGSWRERTGISRAYLQVLDLADLDHVELIAASVAPQLRG
- a CDS encoding oxidoreductase, producing the protein MPKWIARKWDTADIPDQHGRTALVTGANSGLGLRTAEVLAEKGAHVLLACRSPERGQRALDRVLATGAKAELVPLDLADLSSVRAAAALVRERTGDALDVLVNNAGVMAVPLGRTADGFERQFGTNHLGHAALTWLLMPALRTRPGARVVTVSSLAHQAGRLDLADPNYEARKYTAWGAYGQSKLANLLFARELDRRTRAAGLDVTSVAAHPGITATELSANMARARGNPLLGLGTKISDFFSQSVQVGALPQLYAATSPDVEPGGYYGPDGFRGTRGHPTRVGSTTAARDDLAASRLWDLTAKLTAVAPDPS
- a CDS encoding TetR/AcrR family transcriptional regulator, coding for MRSRRLEYSESTRRALVDSAVELFTKRGYAGTSLDEVAKRARLTKGALYHHFSGKQALFEAAFDAVETEFVHKLGEIVSAPGDPWETAIAGLRAYVRTCLEPAYQRIVIHEAPVVMGWERWREAEEHFSYGLLRSTIEVLVTSGELEQLPVETMSRLLFGALSAGASTIAAASEPRKASVEVERTIVRVVEGLRVAPGAPGPVAPPPEAKRSRSRRR
- the lipA gene encoding lipoyl synthase, translated to MTVVPEGRKLLRLEVRNSQTPIEKKPSWIKTKAKMGPEYRELKGLVKREGLHTVCEEAGCPNIYECWEDREATFLIGGEQCTRRCDFCQIDTGKPADLDRDEPRRVAESVQAMGLRYSTVTGVARDDLEDGGAWLYAETVRRIHEINPGTGVELLIPDFNAVPEQLAEVFSSRPEVLAHNLETVPRIFKRIRPGFRYERSLEVITAAREAGLVTKSNLILGMGETPDEVTEALSDLHDAGCEIITITQYLRPSPRHHPVERWVKPEEFVAHKETAEGIGFSGVMAGPLVRSSYRAGRLYAQAVQKRGDVLPENLRHLLEAGGAAQEITSLLSSR